The following nucleotide sequence is from Pseudomonas sp. RC10.
GTGGTGCCCACGCCAACCACCAGGTAATCCAGCGCCGGAAATGCGATGTGAATCGAGCGCGCCGTGGTTTGCTCATGGGTGCGGGCGTTGGCCGGGTTGCTGTACTGGTTGAGCCACAGATAACGCGGATCGCGGCCCACGGTGTCGCGGATGTAGCGAATGCGAGTGCCCAGGTAGCCGTCGTTATCGTCGCGCTCGGTGACAATCACGATCTGCGCGCCGAAGGCTTCCATCATCTTGATGTTGTGCAGGTTGGTGTTGGGGTCGACCACACAACAAAACTTGTAGCCTCGCTCCGCGCAGATCATTGCCAGGGCCACACCGAGGTTGCCCGAAGATGACTCGATCAACACCGTGTCCCTGTGGATAAGTCGGCGCTCGGCGTAGGAGTCGATCAGGCCGATGGCGGTTTTCATCTTGATCGAACCGGCTGGGTTACAGGACTCCAGCTTGAGGTGCAGATTCTCGAACCCTAACCCCTTGAGCCGGACGAAGTTCGAATCGCCCACGATATGCGAGATGAAGTTCATGGCCGTGCCTCAGCCCGTGCGGCCATTGAGCGCTTGGGATGTGCCACCACCGGCGCCAGTTGCCGAGGTTGCGTGGCGAGCAAGGCGTCGGTCAGTTGCTGGGCGCGCAGTGCGACCATGGAAAACGACTGCGCGTCGCTAATGCCGTGGGTTTTTTCTGACGTGCCGTTGGCCAGAATCTGCACGCCCTCGCTGTGTTGAAGGCCCACGCGGTAGTGGCGGTCCACGGCCAGATGGCCGTCTTCTTCGCGCAGCAACCAAGGTTGCAGCAAGGTGAGCAACGGCGGCACCGCGAGCTGTTCATAACCGGTGCCGAGGACGATGCCATCGACATAAAGCGTGGTTTCAAGCCCCGTGTTGCTGTCGCGCAGGACGACGGAATACGCGTCGCCCACCTGCTCCACCGAGATGACGCTGGACCACGTGTGCAGGTTCAAACGCTGATGCCCGCTGACTTCGCCTTCGTACATGAAGGAGTACAACGCCTGACTTTCGTCAGCGTCGATGCCTGCGTAGTTGGTCGAACGGATCTCGTCGAACACCTTGCTGCGACTGGACGGGTCCAGTTGGTGGAAGTAATCGACCTGCTCTGGCAAGAACGCCATGTTCGGAAACTGCCCCAGTTGCCCGACCCGGAAACCCACGCCCCTGTGGACAGAATGCACTTGGGTGGTTGGCGCGGCACCGAGCAGATGCGCCACCGCCTCGCCTGCACTTTGGCCCGACCCCAGCACCAGCCAGCGCTGGGCAATCGGGCCGCCGCCCAGGTGAATGTTCTTCAGGTACTGCGAGGTGTGGAAAACCCGCCCGCCCAAGTGAGGGCTGAACGCTTCGGGAATGTTGGGCAAACTGCCGTGGGAAAGCACCAGCCGCTTTGTACGATAGGTCCCTTGAGCGGTGACCACATCCACTGCGCGCAAGATGCCTTTTTCCGCAACGGGCAACACATCCAGCACACCTTCATCGTAGGAGACGTAGTCTTTTAATTGCGCGGCGACCCACCCGATGTAGTCTGACCATTCCACACGGCTTGCGGGACGTCCCAGCAGACCGAACTTGTACAGCCGCCCTTTTTCCTTGAGGTACATCGCGAAGGAGAAACGGCTGCGGGGATTGCGCGGCGTCACCAGGTCGCGAAAGACGTGGTGGTTGATGTCAGTGCCCGCAAGCAGGAAGGCGCCGTGCCAAGTCGAATCGCGCCCTTTCTCAAAAAAACGGACGCGCTGAAACGGCTTCTTGCCGTTGTCCTCCGCTTCGTCTTCCAGCGCACAGGCCAGTGCGATACCGGCGGGACCGAAGCCGACCGACACAACGTCCAGCTCCTGACGCAAACCCTCGATTTCAAACTGATTCATGGTGGTTCTTCCTGAAAGGTTCAAAGACTTGGCGAGCCGAGAGCGGCCCGATTCAACACAGCAGCCGTCTTTCATGGACGCGCTTGTCGGCGTAGACCCAAAGCGAAACCCGGGCGTGATCGTTTTCCCCATCGCTGAAACGGATAGGGCCTGCGGGTGTGGAAAACTCATCCGAACGCAGCGCCGTTAGCAGCCTGCGGTGCTGGCGAACGGCGAGGTCTATCAGAGAGAACGCGGCCAACGTCTCGATGGCGTAGACCGGCGCCGATTCGCCGTAAATCCGTTGGTACGCCCGATCCACTGATTGGGCCTCGGGCAGATCGCTGGCGATGGGAAAGCTGACCACGTAAACGACGCCGGTCTGCGGTAATCCGCTCACCAACGCAGGTGACGCAGCATCGTCGGTGAAAAACAGCGGTAATCCACAACCGGAAAGGCGGTTTTCCACAAGGAACTGGCGGCTGGCTTTCAATCGTCCACAAAACACCAGCGCGTCGGCTTGAACGGTGTCTTGAACAATCTGCACTGTGGATAACTTTGCGGCGTTCTCAAGCTCTTTTAACTGGCGCTGACCGTGCAGGCTTTGATCGGCGTACAGCGCAAGCTTGAACAGGCCCTGAGTTTCAGCAAACGCCAGCAGCCGTTTTGCCAACACCTTGTCTGATGCACATACCCTGAACGTCGTGCGGCCCTCTTCGGTCAGGGCCGCAGCGGTCGAGGCCGGGAGGATCAGCGGAATGCCAGCCTGTGCATAACTCTCCACTACGGCGGCAGCGGACTCGGACGCGAAATGGCCGATCACCGCGTCCACCCGCGCCTCGATTAAACGCTCGGCCGCCGCACGACCGCCATCAGCCGTGGCGCCATCGTCGAAATAAAAATGCTGCGCACGCCGGATGTGGCTGAATAAATGGCTTGAGAGGTATACGCCACGCAAAAAGCTGCGGGCATGCAGCGTGGTGCCGACGTCCAACGCGGCGCAGATACCCAGGCGCATCATGACAATGCCACCTCGGTGAACCGGCTGGGGTTGAACGCTTTCATGATCGAGCGATGGTCAGCATCCATCGACACACCCGCCGTCAAACCGCGGAGTTCGAAAGACAGCAACTCTGCGACGCTAGGCGCCATCTTGAAGCCGATGCCACAAAAGCCTGTGGCCAGATAAATGTGGCTGTTGGCGCTGGAACGACCCACCAGCGGCCGACCGTCATCGGTGTAAGCGTCCCACGCGACCTGGGTGACGACCGGAAGGCTGTGTTGCGTGTCAAAGCCCAGCTTGGCGATACGGGCCATCACGTCCTGTTCGTTATCCATCACAGACAGGTTCAAGTGGCTTGCGTGGTCCGCGCGATGACGACGCTGCCCGCCCACTTGCATCAAGGTGCGTCCAAGCGGCAGCAAATAGGTGTTCAGATGATGCGCGATGACCGGCATGCTCGGGGCTTCGTCGCAACTCACCCGAGTAAACGGAATGGTGCGGGCGTGCACCACGCCAGGCGGCCTCGGCAGCGGACCATCAGCACCGCAGGCGTCGACGACCCAGGTCGCCTCCAGACACAATTTGCCCGCGTGCACTTGGACTGAGCCTTCGAGTTCGACGCATTTATCCACCGCGAGATGATCGAGAAACGTTGCCTTCTCACTGACGTAACGGCACAGGTTCGAGACCGCCGACAAGGCATCGACCATGCCGCCATCACGCTCGATGAGCAGGCATTCGTCATCGCAAAAGGCGCTGAAGCGACCGTTGTCCAGCGCGCTGACCGACGCATGCAGCTCGACGTTTTGCGTGCCCACGGCATCGAGATAACGGCCGCAGATTTCAGAATTGGCAATGTACGCGACGCCAGTGCGTTTCAGGGCCTGTTCGAACACGGCATGAACGATCCCGGTCGTGCCGTGATGCGCGCCGCGTCGAGTCAGCGGGCGCAACGCGGGGTCCAGCTCCAGAGCCCGAACGATGCCGCCGGTATCACGCGTTGCCCCTTGGCCGCCGCCGATGCCCTTTTCCATAAGGGCAACGTCGAGGCCGCTTTCGACGAGCGCTGCGGCAATCGACGCGCCCATGACACCCGCGCCGATCACGATCACATCGAATGACGTCTTCATCAGCGTCTCCTGATCAGATCTCGTACTCAACGGCGCTGACGTACACCAGCTGATGAAATACTTCGTTCTCCGTGAAACGGCAGTAGCGCAGAATCTGCTTGGCCAAATCCGGAAACACTGGCGCACCAATCGCCCCGATCAACGCCATGTAAGGGAGGATGCGTTTGCCAAGCAATTGGCGATCACGGGCCGCGTTGATCACGTCGCTAAGCAAGACGGCCAGGCCTTTCATGCTGAAGTGATCCACCGAAGTCACTTCGAACCAGCGGGCCACCAGCAGCTTGATCGCCGCAGCATCAGCCGACGTGACCTTCAGGCTGTCGCCCTCCACGCGCTCCCGCTCGGCCTGCGCGGCGAGTTTCACCAGCACCTCGTTGAAAGTTTGCTCGCGCCAGGCGGCGAATTTTTCGACATCGAAGTCATCGGTGTCTTGTTCCGGCGCAATCAAAGCCAGATAGAACCGGGCGCTGTCGGTGCAGGCGTCGGCCACCAGGTCCCGGGCCCAGATCGCGTAATTGCGGCTGGTGGAGAGGTTTTTGCCGTTCAGGGTCAGGAATTGATTGGTATAGAAGGTCTGACGCATGCGGTAGCTGTGCATGGTTTGGAGCAGCGCGGGGTAAACCATCATGTGGCTGAACGCGCAGTCGTAGCCAAGGAAATGCACCAATCGGCCTTTGCCCGAGCGGCAGTACTCGTCGTATTCCCAAGGCGCGTGCTTGTGTTCGTTGAGGTATTCGCGGAACGCGCCGAGATAACCCGACAGGCCCATCACCCACGTGTGAATGCGTCGGCTGCCGTCGGGCTTGAGGTCTAAGCCGCCGTCGTGAGGACGTGTGATGCCCCAATCAATCGGCCCGATTTCGAACTCTTCGTTGAGGAAGCGGCGAATGAAGGGGCGCAGCGGAGCGTGTTCGAAAGTGCTCTGTAGATGGCTGCGGAAGTTGGACAGCGCCAGGAACTCACGCTCGACCGGTCGCCAGATCATCTGGGACGAACACAATTTGCAGCGAAACTCGGTCATCTTCGACGCGTTGGGCGTGTGGGCGCATTCCTCGCACTGGCTGGCGTCGGAGTCAGAACCGCAATGATCGCAATTGCCCCGCCCAAACGCCTCATAGCCCCATTTTTCGCACTGTTCACAGTAGGGTTCCTGGCTGACTTTTCTGTAAATGGCCCCCGCCTTCATCGCCGATTCGTAGGTTTCTTCGACCGCCTTCTTGAAATAGTTATTGCGATAAGGGCGCATCCAGAAATCAACTTCAATCCCCATCTTTTTCAGGGTGTCGTTGATCTTGTCGGTGTTTTCCAGCGCCAGCTCCTGGGGCGATCGGTCCAGTTCGATGCCACGGCGCAGCATGTAGGACTGATAGTCATCGGAATAGGAAACCAGCGTGCAATCATGCCCGCGCTGGCGTTGTGCGCGGGTGTAGATGTCCGCAGCCAGAAACGGCCCGGCCATGTGACCGATGTGCAGGTCGCCGTTCGGGGTGGGCGGTGTAATGGTGACCAGGAGCTTGCCCATTACGAAGCCCTCTGATCGGACACGTCATGGATCGTCGCTTTTTGCAGCGCGAACTCGTTCAGGGCGACGGCCTGTTGGGCGTCTTCGTCGAGGAAACGGTTGGCCGAATCGCGGTCCCACCAGACCACGTAGAAGTGAAAATCTTCGTCGGTGTCGTTAAGGACGTAATGGTCGGTGTGTTTCGGAATGGCGGCGATATCGCCCATGGTGAAGGGGTAGGTCTGATCGACAACGACCAGCTTGGCCGTGCCTTTTATGCCGATGAAGAACTCTTGATCGATCTGGGTGTGGGACAGGGACTTGGTGCCGGGACGGACAACGCACCAACCGCCGCCAATCGGGGTCGGATAACCGTCCCACGGCAACAGCCGGGACCCGTCCAGATCGTATTCATGAACCAGTTTGTCCCACGCCATGGGACGGAAAATTTGAAAGCCTGTCATGAAGTGTCTCCTTCAACCCGGAGCATCCTTGCTCGTTGTTTTGCCGGCGCTAGCCAAGGCTTAACGACGCCGTTGAGTTGAGGGATAAGCTGAAGAAATTCGGGAAGGGGAGCAAACAAGAAATATGCAATCAGTGGTTAAGTTTGACTTAACTCAAGTTTGCTTAATCATCATGCTTATCAAGTGGTTAACAGATTATTTGGCGCGAAATGTTTGCTCAATTGACGCTAAAGCAGGGCTTAACTGTCGCGATAAAAAGGGGCGGATGTATTGAAACCTGAGAGAGCGAATTCATTCGCGAAAAATGGATCAGTCGCTATAAATGCATCGTCTGAACTGACTTTTCGCGAATGAATTCGCTCCCTCAGGGGGGCCGCGATTCTCCAGCAGGTAGCATGTGAACGGTATAGCCGCCGTGGATAGGCACCCCACTCCTCAGCGCGTCGTGAATTCCCGTTGGCTGGCTATCGCCTGGGACACCAGCCAATCCCGGAACTGACGGCTGGATTTAGGCAGGATGGCGGTCTCGTCGTAGACCAGGTAATACGCAATGGGCGTGTCGATCGTCGCGCGAAACGGCACCACCAGCCGCCCAGACGCCAGCTCCTCGCGCACCAGCGACCGACGCACCAGTGCGATGCCCATGCCCGCCAACGCAGCCTCGATCACCCCGTTGGAATCCACAAATACTGAGCCCCTGTGCACCGCAGCTTCAGCGTCCTCGATGCCCACCGCCCGCAGCCACAGCGCCCAGTCTTCACGGTGTTCGTCGTGCAGCAGGTTGTAATTCTTCAGATCGATGGGCGATGACAGAAAGCGCGACTCCGGCAGCAGGCTCGGCGCGCATACCGGCTGCAAACGGTCGTTGATCAGCATCTCGACCTCCAGACCCGGATAGCGTCCAAGCCCGTGGCGCACGGCGAAATCCACCCCGTCGCCCAACAGGTCAACCAATCGATTGGTCGTGCTGATCAACACTTCGATGCCAGGGCAGATCGCCTGAAAATCCGGCAGGCGCGGCAACAGCCATTGCATCGCAAAACCGCTGGTGCAACTGACCGTGATGGTATTAGGGCCGTTGTCGCTCATCAGCCGCTGAGTCGCGTCTGAGATCTGGCCTAATGCGGGGCGGATCGCGCGTAAGTAAATCTTACCTTCGGGGGTCAGCTCCAGACGCTTGGTGTTGCGGATGAACAGCGTGACGCCCACGGCTTTTTCCAACTTGGCGATCTGTTGGCTGATCGCCGCCGGGGTGACGAAAAGCTCGCCCGCCGCGCTCTTCATGCTGGCGTGACGCCCCGTCGCTTCAAAGCAAAGCAACGCGTACAAGGGCGGGAATTTCATGCCGGTCCTTAGTTAAGAAAATCAGTTAAGAAAATCTAATGTGCGTTAGAAAAGCTCGCTTGAGCACGACTGGAGAGACTGCTCAAATCATCACACCCCGGCTCGACAAGCGTCAATCCACAACTTTCGCGCCGTCCGTTTCAAGCATTGGATTTGGGAAGGAAGTGCTATGCGTCCATCTGATTATGTTCGACTGCTTCTCCTCGCTGCGATCTGGGGAGCAAGTTTTCTGTTCATGCGCGTGGCCGCCCCGGTATTAGGCGCATTGCCTACCGCATTCTTCCGGGTATCAATCGCCGCCATCGGTTTATTCGTCATCCTGGCGATGTTTAAAACCCGCCACGATTTCCAGGGCAAACTCAAAGCGACCATGGTGCTGGGTATCATCAACTCGGGTATTCCGTTTTTGATGTACAGCATGGCGGCGTTGCTATTACCCGCCGGATACTCCGCCATTCTCAATGCCACCACGCCGTTAATGGGCGTCTTGATCGGGTCCATGTTTTTCAATGACACGCTGACTCCGAAAAAAGCAGCGGGTGTATTGGTGGGCTTGTTGGGGATCACCTTGTTGACCACCACCGGCCCGATGACCTTCACCAGCACGGTGGTGATGGGTGCTCTGGCCTGTTTGGTCGCAACCACTTGCTACGGCGTGGCAGGGTTTCTCACCCGCCAGTGGATTGCCGACAAAGGCGGTCTCGACGCCAAACTCGTCGCGTTTGGCAGTCAAATCGGCGCTACGCTGTTTCTCGTGCCGTTCTTCGGCATCTCGGCCACCGTCAACCCGCCCGTCAGCTGGGGAGATTCAACGGTCTGGTTGTCCCTTCTCGCGGTGGGTTTTGTGTGTACGGCCTGCGCCTACATTCTGTATTTCCGGCTGATTGCTGACATCGGCCCCGTCCGCTCACTGACCGTCACCTTTTTGATCCCGCCATTCGGGGTGCTCTGGGGCGTGATGTTCCTGGATGAACATTTGTCGGCGGGTCATCTGTACGGTGGCGGGCTGATTTGTCTAGCCGTGTGGTTCGTGCTCAGCAAGAGCACGCCCAAACCGTTACCCGAATCACGGGACAACCCCGCCACTACCTGATTCACGCACTTATCCACAGCTGAATCCGTAACGAGACTGTCTGGTGGCGACCGCCAGACTCGGCCTTTCTTCGCCCGGCATTTACTCATGGATCTGCCGGACCGGAGATAACGACACGTTCTGGAATGACTGACATGGCATCACTCACACACGCGTTCACCCTTCAGCTTTCGGGCTGTGGCATCCGGGCGGAGTCAGTACGATGAGCAGAGCGATTCCCTTGATTGCCCTTCGCACCTTCGTCGAGGTGTGCAAGGTGGGCAGTATGAAACGCGCCGCCGATCACCTGTGCGTCTCCCCCGCCGCCATCAGCCAGCAGATCAAAGGGCTGGAAGATCAGATTGGAAAACGCCTGTTCGAACGCGACGCCAAAGGCATTCAGCTCACCACCAGTGGCCGCAGCCTGTTCGATGAGCTGTCCGACACCTTCGACGTGATCGAAAAAGCCTGGTCTGGCGCGGCCCTCAAACAGCCTCGCCAGACCCGCCTGGTCATCAGCACCACGTCCACCATCGCCAGCTCCTGGCTGATCCCCGCGCTGGGAAGTTTCAAAGAGCGGTGCCCGACCATCGAAATCTCGATACAGATTTGCAATGGCCTCTCGGATCTCAAGCATGGCCATGTGGATATCTCTATTCAGCGAGAAATGGCCAGCAGCCCGGACAACCATGCCACCCGCCTCTGGTCGTCTTATTTGATCCCCGTGTGCAGTCCAAACTTGCTTACCAAACAACGGACCATCGACAGTCCACAAGACTGCCTGACTTATCCACTGCTCCAAGACACCGAACGCAACTACTGGAAGGTGTGGATGAATGCGTTCGGTGTGAACAACCGCAAAATGATCCAGGGATCGAGTTATGGCGATGAATCCCTGTTGATAAGTGCCGCTTGTGCGGGCCAAGGGATTGCCTTGGTCAACAACGTGTTTGCGTCCGAAGCCCTGCGCTCCAAGCGCCTGGTGCAAGTGACCAACGCTACGTCCGAACTGAAATTCGACTATTTCGTTTACTGCGCCAAAGAGCGGCGTGAGGAATGGGCGATTGTCGAGTTCATGAAATGGGCGGTGCAGCAGGCAGGCAAGACGGTAAAGGGGCATGTTTGTGAAGCAGCGAGTGTGCACAAGGTCGCGTGAATTCAAACACCTGCGAGGTTTGACCGGCGTCTTATTTACACCCTCTTTTTAAACCACTTACGAGTGGTTTTTTTCCTCCATTCATTCCTGTGAACGATAGTACGTCAGCCTCCAGACAGGCGGAGCGGGATACAGTGAATGGCATTCAAGTCTTCACGTATGATGCGGCGCCTGCGCTCGGGTGCCTTTTGCGCCCAATCCCATACCCCCGTTTTCGCCCTGTGACCGTCAGAGGTTTTCCTCGCGATACCTGAGGCAGAAAGGCTTTTTAGAATAATCAGAATGCAAACGATCAAAACCCTCAGTCGGCGCTTCAAACAAAAAAAATACCTGCTGGTCGCCATCGCTGTCCTCGTCGCATTGGCCGTTGCATGGGCGGTCCACTCTCACTCGGTCGTTGAACGAAAGGCTCGCAGAGCCATGCTGCCACGCGTCTTACCCACCGTGCAGACTCACGACCTCGGCGGCTCGTCGACGCTGACGCTGTTCGTGCCCAATGTGTCGAAAAAAACCATCGTCATCGCTGTGCCTGTGGACAACGACCTGGAAACCAAGCGCCTGCGCAAACTGAGTTTCGATGCCTCCGCCACCGTGGTGAAGATCGAACTTTCACCTTCCGATTGCCTGCAGGCCCTTCGCAAATTCGACGAGTCCTTGCGACGCTTCGCGCCGACTGCCGATATTGTCGTAGGGCTCGATGAAGAGGCCATGCTGGCGCAGCGTTGGCTCTCACTGCAAACAAATGAACGGGCAATCGCCGTTTCGCTGACGACCGATGGCATTGGGGAGGCCAGTAAGGAAGTCTGCGCAGACCCCGCCACCGTGCTCCCGTCAAAAGGGACATGGCACAACCTGACGTCGAACAAATTGACTGTTTGGGAAAACGGCGTCGCCACTCACGTCACAACACCGATGACGCCGAAAAAGCTGATTTCCGAGGAACTGGAAACGTATCTGCGTCATACGATTCTCAACATCCCCGAACTGAACATGCTCAACAAGCTGCCGTTGATTGAACTGCCTGCCGCCAGCCCCGGCGATACACTGACGCTCTTTTATTCAGGTGATGGCGGTTGGCGGGGACTGGACAAACGCGTTTCGGAACATCTGTCCGACGCCGATATCGCCGTCGTCGGCGTCGATGCGCTGGAGTATTACTGGGACTTCAAAAGCCCGGAAAAAAGCGCCCAAGAGTTGTCCCAAATGATGGAGCACTACCGCCAGAAATGGGGCATCAAACACTTCATCCTCACCGGTTATTCGTTTGGCGCTGATGTACTTCCCGCGCTCTACAATCGCTTGCCTGTTACCGATCAGGCCGATGTTCAGAGCATTGTGCTGCTGTCGTTCGCACGTAGCGCCAACTTCGAAATCCGCATCGAAGGCATGATGGGAAAAGACACCGGCAAATACCCGACAGGCCCGGAAATGGCAAAGCTGCCCGCCAATAAAGTGTTCTGTGTGTACGGCACGGATGAAGCGCGCAAGAGCGGATGCACGGACGCCACCGTCGTCGGAAAGACCCTTGGGATTCCCGGGAACCACCACTTCAATGACGATTACGACACGTTGTCCACCTACCTGATCGACTTCATCAAGAGATCATAAGAGGGGTCATCACGGTATATCCGTCATAACACGCGGGTCAGGGCTCTGCGCGACCGGGCGCATGATGCACCAGATTGGCGAGTTCGACCTTATCGGTCAGTCCCAGCTTGGCGTAAATCTCTCGCAGGTAATGCCGTACCGTTGCTGGCGACAATCCCAGAGAGCGCGCGATTTCCTTGTATGACTGCCCGCAGGCAAATGCCGCGGCTACTTGCGATTCGCGCGGGGTCAGACTGTCCAGGGCTGATACGGCCGAAATGCTCAACAGGCTAAGACCACCCGCCGGTTTCAAGGTAAAACCGAGTCTTGCAAATCTCACTGCCGAGCCGCGAGGCACATTGAGCAGACCCTGTATCAGCGGCTCAGGCAGCGTGGGGCCGCACCAGTGCGGCCAGACCGAACGAACGAGCTCACGAAAGCGCGGTGGCGGATCCAGCACGGCAAATTGCAGGTCGACGAACACGCAACTCATGACGGTCGAGGCGTCGGCTGCCCCCGCATAATGGTCCTGACGTCGCGAAAGATTGTGGCGCCACGCCAAATTGACGTGAGGCATCAGAAACTGTTTGGCCCACACATCTGACTTGTCGAAGGCGGCGCTTCGGCCGCATCGAAACAATGAAAGAAACAGGAAGTCGTCGTCTCGTCCCGGCAATCTGTAGGCCGTACACAGGGCGTACTTGTTGCCAACGTCGGCATTGATCTCGTAAAGCCCCTCAGTGCTGTGCAATTCCTGAGTGCCGAAACGCACGGTGCGCGTCGGCGCATCGTTCACACTCATCGCCAATCGGTCATCGCCGGTACACGTTTGCCATTTCTCGACATACGAGTCGGGGAGATTGGCCTGGTATGAACTCAGCAGGGTAAAGCCCGCCGCAGTGGGGGACATGATGCCCCACCAGGCTCGATCGAAGCCGATCACCTGATCGATCTGGTTCAACACCTGCTCTTGAAAGACTTCCGCGTCCGCTTCAAAGGCTGATGTGTTGATGTTCAAAACCACGTCGCCGCAATCTGTGAGCGTTTTCAACATGGGTGACTCCTGGGACGCTGTCGTCCGGTGGCTGCAAGCGGCAGAACCAAGCAGTCGCACTCCATTGCGTCAATCAGGCCTCCTCGTGGCACGTCACACTGGCTTGAAGCACACCCCGTTCATTTGAACGATGGGATTACCCAATGGGCGCTCCTACAGTGGCCGCGTGCCTTACATTTTTATGTCAGGCAATTCCTACCACCTTTCTTTGGGTTTTACCAAAGGATTCCACGGACGCCTGCCATGCCTACATCACAATTAATTCGCGGCTCCTCTCTCATTCGGCTCTGGTTCGTGGCCAACGCGATCGTGTTGATGCTGCCACCGCTTCACTGGTTAGTGAACGATCACCAGACACCTATCGCTGGCCTTGCGCCGACACTCTTTTATTTCATCGCGATCTGCATCTCGATCACGGCCAGCGTCGTGGCGGCATACATGCAGGAATCCGAAGCGGGAGAACT
It contains:
- a CDS encoding LysR substrate-binding domain-containing protein, with product MSRAIPLIALRTFVEVCKVGSMKRAADHLCVSPAAISQQIKGLEDQIGKRLFERDAKGIQLTTSGRSLFDELSDTFDVIEKAWSGAALKQPRQTRLVISTTSTIASSWLIPALGSFKERCPTIEISIQICNGLSDLKHGHVDISIQREMASSPDNHATRLWSSYLIPVCSPNLLTKQRTIDSPQDCLTYPLLQDTERNYWKVWMNAFGVNNRKMIQGSSYGDESLLISAACAGQGIALVNNVFASEALRSKRLVQVTNATSELKFDYFVYCAKERREEWAIVEFMKWAVQQAGKTVKGHVCEAASVHKVA
- a CDS encoding AcvB/VirJ family lysyl-phosphatidylglycerol hydrolase, translated to MLPRVLPTVQTHDLGGSSTLTLFVPNVSKKTIVIAVPVDNDLETKRLRKLSFDASATVVKIELSPSDCLQALRKFDESLRRFAPTADIVVGLDEEAMLAQRWLSLQTNERAIAVSLTTDGIGEASKEVCADPATVLPSKGTWHNLTSNKLTVWENGVATHVTTPMTPKKLISEELETYLRHTILNIPELNMLNKLPLIELPAASPGDTLTLFYSGDGGWRGLDKRVSEHLSDADIAVVGVDALEYYWDFKSPEKSAQELSQMMEHYRQKWGIKHFILTGYSFGADVLPALYNRLPVTDQADVQSIVLLSFARSANFEIRIEGMMGKDTGKYPTGPEMAKLPANKVFCVYGTDEARKSGCTDATVVGKTLGIPGNHHFNDDYDTLSTYLIDFIKRS
- a CDS encoding LuxR C-terminal-related transcriptional regulator, with the protein product MLKTLTDCGDVVLNINTSAFEADAEVFQEQVLNQIDQVIGFDRAWWGIMSPTAAGFTLLSSYQANLPDSYVEKWQTCTGDDRLAMSVNDAPTRTVRFGTQELHSTEGLYEINADVGNKYALCTAYRLPGRDDDFLFLSLFRCGRSAAFDKSDVWAKQFLMPHVNLAWRHNLSRRQDHYAGAADASTVMSCVFVDLQFAVLDPPPRFRELVRSVWPHWCGPTLPEPLIQGLLNVPRGSAVRFARLGFTLKPAGGLSLLSISAVSALDSLTPRESQVAAAFACGQSYKEIARSLGLSPATVRHYLREIYAKLGLTDKVELANLVHHAPGRAEP